The DNA region GAAAAAGCTGTGCCGGCTTTACTGGTCATGTTATCGAGCCGAATGGCCTTTCCCTGAATCAGCCGCTGTTTTTGCAAACCATTAAGCGTTACTCCTTTCAAGTGGGACATCCGCTCAATTTTCGGTCGAATTACATCTGCACGAAGTACCGTAAGTGTCTTCGTGTCTTTGTCAACGCCAATGAAGCCGGTGAACTTTTGGCCACTCTGCTTGTCGATCAGTTCAGCTACCCGGCCCATGTCGCCGTACTTATGAAGATTAGCTTTATCCTTTTCAGAGAAGATATGCCCCAGGTAACTTTCTTTGAGAGTCAACTTCTGCTGAACGTCCTGAAGTACAAGTTGTGGGCCGTCGTCTGGTGTATTTAACACATACAGCTTACCAGTATTGCCATCACTCGTTGTGACGACATCCGTTTTTTGGCCATTGAGCAATCGCTTTGCGTTCTCCTCGGTTAGCTCGACCGCAAACTGACGGTTTGCCTCTTCGAGTAGTGAATCAGGGTATCGAGTTTCTACTACCACTGGTTGAAGTTGATCGTTTACTACAGGCTTTTCAGTTACAGGTGACCCACCCGAAACAAGCCTTGCCTGACGCAGATTGACAAACTGACCTGTACCCGGTAAAGTACCGGCGATAGACACAACCTTAGGTGACTCCCCCTGGTTGAAAACCGTCATATGAAATTGACGATTAGCATACCCGTAACCAATGAGTGGCATGCTCGGGTCATAGTGACTATAAAGTATGGTTTCAATGGTGCGTATCGCTTCCCGATAACCCAACCGGTAAAGATTCATTTCTGTAGGACAATCGGGATCACCAACTAAGAGCAAAGGCTGTTTCCAGCTTATGGCCCTGAGCACAGGGAAAAAAAGCGGTTCGTCTCGACGGTACTTCTCCTCAATCAATTCGACGGCCGATTGGTCATTAAAAATGTATACCTCTACCTCCCGTTCCTTTCGTATGTCAGAAGGTTTGTACTGATTTATCGTGTAGCGAATTGACGCGGATAAAGCACAATACACATTGATCTGCGGATCAATTGGTAAACGCTGATACAGATCCTGGATGTGAGATGTATTCTCAAATCTCAATTCGATTGAAGGTGGTTGACTAGTTGAATCAATTTCAGATACATACCGGATCGGCTCCTCCACAGGGTTGTCGCCGATTAGTAATTGGCGAATCTCATTAAGAATGGCCTTCCCTACCAGATCAAGCACCTGCTGTGCCATTGAAGCCCTCGCTTGCGCTGTGACTTTCGGTCCTACATGCATACAACTATATTGTTAGTTTACCCTATTTTTGGACTTTTCTGCTTTTTCACTTTCTTGGGTTTAGCCTCCTCCCCTAGTGGCTTCGGCGCGTCCTGTTTTTTCTGTTTGGCTGGCTTGGGTGCTTCGATCCGTTGCGCGGCTGCCTGCTTTAGTTCTTCCTTTGGCTGAATCGTTTTCTTCCCACCAGCCCCATCTCCTTTGAGTTGGTGTACGGGTTTGGTTAGGTCTTGGGCTGTCTTCTGATCGACCGTCTGTTTGACCAAGTTATCTGGAATTTTCGCGAATGTGAGCGAGCGTTTGGCCGCCGAAACCTGCACATAAGCGTTGAAGGTTTGATCATTATTACTAGTCATTCCTTCCAGCTTGATGGCCCTTCCCTGCTCTAAGTTTTTTTGCTGAGGTTTAGTCAGTGTTATCCCTTTGATCGTCTGCGGGATGTGTAGGCGCTCGGCTCGGAGGACCGTCAGGCTTTTGGTGTCTTTATCAACTCCAATGTATCCAACGAACGGCTTGCCAGTCATTTTATCGGTCAGGTCTACCCGCTTTCCCATCTCCCCGTTTTTTTCTAGATTTTGCTTGTCACGGGCTGTCAACTCATAGCCGAGAAATTCTTTCGGTAGCAGCAATTGCTTACGCTCGGGCTGTATACCGACAATTGGCCCATTATCTGGCGTATTGACGATGTACAGTTTCCCGGATATTTGAAAGGGTTTACCTTCCTCACCCGCCTGCGTCAGCTTCATCAACCCGGTCTTTCTACCATTGAGCAAATCATCAAGGTGGCCAGCTTTTTCTAAATCCTGTCGGGTCACCCCAACCTTTTCGAATTGAGTGGCAACTTCCGCCCACTGGTAGCGAGTTGGCCGACTCATTACGGGAACATCTACGCCCGGTGTGTTTGTCTCGTTCATGGATATAACTTGAGTTTGATTATTTACGATTGATTGAGTAGTCGATTGAAGCGATATACCGGCAGTTGTGGTCGCTCCATCGGTCGCGGGCTTACGTTCCATCGCCGTATTGACCGATTGGCTCTCAGCAGACAGATGCCTCTCGGTTATAGCTGGTGCCTCAGCAAATGAACTGATATGACCTTGGAAAGTCTGGGCGATTGTAGATTGGGGAACTTGTGCATCTGCCTGGTTGACAGTTCCCAACCGTTCCCCTACCTGAGACGGTTTTGTGGAAGAGTCCAGTTGGCGTACTATGTCATACGGTTCCCGATTGTCAGACGTCGCTTTTGCTGGCGCAATCCAGTCACTTATGGACTGCCGCAGACGTTGCCAGGCGGTTAAAGAGGGGCCAGATTCCTGGAGTAACTGAAATGATGGAGTCTCGACAGGCTTAACTTTTTCAGAACCTACTTCCTGGATTGGCTGAAGACGGTCATTGCTCTGGAGCTGGCCTTTCAGTTCTTTATGTTGACGTTCCAGATCGGTAATAAATCGGCTCATCTGCTCATGGTTAAGCTGAGCATTGTGCAGGAAGTTGGCTAGAAACCCACCATTAATGTCTAGGTGTAATGTCACAGGACTTACCTGAGTACGCATTAATGGCGTACCCAACTCCCCTACTTGTTCATTACGAGATTGGGTTTCAGCTATACGCCCGGGCGTATTGACTACATCAATGCGGTACGTCTCTTTTGGATCAATGAACGAAAGAGGCAAACCCTTTGCCGTTTCATGGATCTCCCACAGGTAATCAGTGAGTTTAGCACGGTCGGTTTCAGGTGCTGTTTGGGTACGTTCTTCAACGCGTTTAGCCAGGTCCGCTTTTTTTAGCGTCTCGTCATACAGGCATCGGGTGATCTCCTCGTCCGAAAGCAAGCCATCGTTAACCAAGTATCCCCTCAACTGTTCATACTGTGCGGGTAGCACCAGTTGGTATTGTTGCGTTTCTAATCGCTCAAATTCCTGTAGTTGCGCTGCTTCCAGGCGTGTGCGCTCAATGTGTTTAGGCTCTACCGTGCTTTCGGTAATAGGCATCGGCTCCATATATATTATGTGTTGCTTCAGGCAAAATTAATGTTTTTATATATTTTTCATATAATTTTATTATAAATAATTTATTATATATATTAAATATGAAAGTAAAGATCATGGCGGCAACCACCGCGCTTTTACTAATGTCTATAAATTCCGTTCACGCACAGGTCCTTTTCGCTGCTCCTGCTTTACCCCTGGATACATCAACAACCCGGCAGGGCCGGGCCAGCTTTCGAGTTAGCTGCTTCGAATCAACAATAAACTTTCAACATGAAGGTTCTCCCGAAAGGCTGCTAATCAATCCGGATATAGACTCACTGCTGGCCTGTTTCACAGATAGTATTTTTAAGGGGTTTAATGCGGTTAAACATTCCGTTGGAAATCCTACCCACCAGTTACAGTTTATACCAGCTATACCCCCCCTACGATTAGTATCCTGGCGGGAATACCGCGTTACGAGTAAGTTTGGCTGGCGGACTCATCCAATTGGCGGGAATACTAGCCATCACAACGGACTCGATATAGCTCAACCAAGCGGCACACCCGTTTATGCAACCGCCTTTGGCGTTGTAAAATGGGTAAAGCGGGAAATGGATGGATTGGGACTAGCCGTTTGTGTTGAGCACCCAACGGGTTATGAGTCCATCTATGGACAT from Spirosoma oryzicola includes:
- a CDS encoding DUF3945 domain-containing protein, with product MAQQVLDLVGKAILNEIRQLLIGDNPVEEPIRYVSEIDSTSQPPSIELRFENTSHIQDLYQRLPIDPQINVYCALSASIRYTINQYKPSDIRKEREVEVYIFNDQSAVELIEEKYRRDEPLFFPVLRAISWKQPLLLVGDPDCPTEMNLYRLGYREAIRTIETILYSHYDPSMPLIGYGYANRQFHMTVFNQGESPKVVSIAGTLPGTGQFVNLRQARLVSGGSPVTEKPVVNDQLQPVVVETRYPDSLLEEANRQFAVELTEENAKRLLNGQKTDVVTTSDGNTGKLYVLNTPDDGPQLVLQDVQQKLTLKESYLGHIFSEKDKANLHKYGDMGRVAELIDKQSGQKFTGFIGVDKDTKTLTVLRADVIRPKIERMSHLKGVTLNGLQKQRLIQGKAIRLDNMTSKAGTAFSAYVRVSAASRGLRFDHIPNGTSENNGSATASDSIGNHDTNQGKTATAPRTKRAPKANP
- a CDS encoding DUF3945 domain-containing protein; the encoded protein is MEPMPITESTVEPKHIERTRLEAAQLQEFERLETQQYQLVLPAQYEQLRGYLVNDGLLSDEEITRCLYDETLKKADLAKRVEERTQTAPETDRAKLTDYLWEIHETAKGLPLSFIDPKETYRIDVVNTPGRIAETQSRNEQVGELGTPLMRTQVSPVTLHLDINGGFLANFLHNAQLNHEQMSRFITDLERQHKELKGQLQSNDRLQPIQEVGSEKVKPVETPSFQLLQESGPSLTAWQRLRQSISDWIAPAKATSDNREPYDIVRQLDSSTKPSQVGERLGTVNQADAQVPQSTIAQTFQGHISSFAEAPAITERHLSAESQSVNTAMERKPATDGATTTAGISLQSTTQSIVNNQTQVISMNETNTPGVDVPVMSRPTRYQWAEVATQFEKVGVTRQDLEKAGHLDDLLNGRKTGLMKLTQAGEEGKPFQISGKLYIVNTPDNGPIVGIQPERKQLLLPKEFLGYELTARDKQNLEKNGEMGKRVDLTDKMTGKPFVGYIGVDKDTKSLTVLRAERLHIPQTIKGITLTKPQQKNLEQGRAIKLEGMTSNNDQTFNAYVQVSAAKRSLTFAKIPDNLVKQTVDQKTAQDLTKPVHQLKGDGAGGKKTIQPKEELKQAAAQRIEAPKPAKQKKQDAPKPLGEEAKPKKVKKQKSPKIG
- a CDS encoding M23 family metallopeptidase, with amino-acid sequence MSINSVHAQVLFAAPALPLDTSTTRQGRASFRVSCFESTINFQHEGSPERLLINPDIDSLLACFTDSIFKGFNAVKHSVGNPTHQLQFIPAIPPLRLVSWREYRVTSKFGWRTHPIGGNTSHHNGLDIAQPSGTPVYATAFGVVKWVKREMDGLGLAVCVEHPTGYESIYGHLSTHAVRERDVVQRGALVGQVGSTGRSTGPHLHYAILFQGKPVDPERYCFLWIKLARAELTQIQQHRSDGQGFIPKSTKGTIKRD